One genomic region from Lathamus discolor isolate bLatDis1 chromosome 9, bLatDis1.hap1, whole genome shotgun sequence encodes:
- the MOSPD1 gene encoding motile sperm domain-containing protein 1 isoform X2: MQQQKRQPELVEGNLPVFVFPTELIFYADDQSTHKQVLTLYNPYEFALKFKVLCTTPNKYAVVDATGAVKPQCCVDIVIRHRDVRASYFGVIDKFRLQVSEQSQRKALGKKEIIATLLPSAKEQQQQKEEEEKRIKEHLAESVFFEQTLCQPENRTASSGPSLLTVFLGIVCIAALMLPTLGDLESLVPLYLHLSVNQKLVAAYVLGLITMVILRT, encoded by the exons ATGCAGCAACAAAAAAGACAGCCAGAGTTAGTGGAAGGAAATCttcctgtttttgtttttcctacaGAACTTATATTTTATGCAGATGACCAGTCAACACACAAGCAGGTGTTGACTCTATATAACCCCTATGAGTTTGCCTTAAAATTCAAAG ttcTTTGTACAACTCCTAACAAATATGCGGTGGTTGATGCTACTGGTGCGGTGAAGCCTCAGTGCTGTGTTGATAT CGTGATCCGCCACAGAGATGTTCGGGCTTCTTACTTTGGTGTGATAGATAAATTCCGTCTACAAGTGTCTGAGCAGAGCCAGAGGAAAGCATTAGGGAAAAAGGAGATTATCGCAACTCTGCTTCCATCTGCAaaggaacaacaacaacaaaaggaagaggaggagaagagaataaaagaacACCTGGCTGAAAGTGTCTTTTTTGAGCAGACTTTGTGTCAACCAG AAAACAGAACTGCCTCGTCGGGACCTAGTTTACTAACAGTCTTCCTAGGAATAGTGTGTATTGCAGCACTAATGCTACCTACATTGGGGGACTTGGAATCCCTGGTGCCTCTCTACCTCCACTTAAGTGTGAATCAAAAGTTAGTAGCTGCTTATGTTTTAG
- the MOSPD1 gene encoding motile sperm domain-containing protein 1 isoform X1 gives MQQQKRQPELVEGNLPVFVFPTELIFYADDQSTHKQVLTLYNPYEFALKFKVLCTTPNKYAVVDATGAVKPQCCVDIVIRHRDVRASYFGVIDKFRLQVSEQSQRKALGKKEIIATLLPSAKEQQQQKEEEEKRIKEHLAESVFFEQTLCQPENRTASSGPSLLTVFLGIVCIAALMLPTLGDLESLVPLYLHLSVNQKLVAAYVLDWKNSVTKLNSPAPLPGTNEELQERS, from the exons ATGCAGCAACAAAAAAGACAGCCAGAGTTAGTGGAAGGAAATCttcctgtttttgtttttcctacaGAACTTATATTTTATGCAGATGACCAGTCAACACACAAGCAGGTGTTGACTCTATATAACCCCTATGAGTTTGCCTTAAAATTCAAAG ttcTTTGTACAACTCCTAACAAATATGCGGTGGTTGATGCTACTGGTGCGGTGAAGCCTCAGTGCTGTGTTGATAT CGTGATCCGCCACAGAGATGTTCGGGCTTCTTACTTTGGTGTGATAGATAAATTCCGTCTACAAGTGTCTGAGCAGAGCCAGAGGAAAGCATTAGGGAAAAAGGAGATTATCGCAACTCTGCTTCCATCTGCAaaggaacaacaacaacaaaaggaagaggaggagaagagaataaaagaacACCTGGCTGAAAGTGTCTTTTTTGAGCAGACTTTGTGTCAACCAG AAAACAGAACTGCCTCGTCGGGACCTAGTTTACTAACAGTCTTCCTAGGAATAGTGTGTATTGCAGCACTAATGCTACCTACATTGGGGGACTTGGAATCCCTGGTGCCTCTCTACCTCCACTTAAGTGTGAATCAAAAGTTAGTAGCTGCTTATGTTTTAG ATTGGAAGAACAGTGTCACTAAACTCAATTCTCCTGCCCCACTACCTGGCACAAATGAGGAGTTACAGGAAAGGAGCTAG